One region of Nitrospirota bacterium genomic DNA includes:
- a CDS encoding dihydrolipoamide acetyltransferase family protein, protein MAGRIIMPKLSDTMEEGVLVKWLKREGEGVASGDVVAEVETDKAVLELEAYTDGVLRKQMVPEGARVPVGALLGVIAGDQESIDALLAEGSKAEQVRPFAPTGTEGPPVTPAKPVPPSIQASVLAEVAQRSAPAASETPGTVTASPLARRLAEQRGIDLRAIRGTGPGGRIVERDVAAAATSPTPAVTTPPSAGDRREPLSLMRATIAKRMTESKATIPHFYVTTEINAGPLLEVKTRFADTAGPKIGVTELLVKAMGQALLAVPRVNASFAGDAVVFRAGAHVGVAVALEDGIITPVVRDADRKSVGQIAEALADLTDRARRKALKPEEYQGAGISLSNLGMFRVDEFSAIITPPEAAVLAVGRIVETAVIREGRVEAGHRMRITLSADHRVIDGVIAAKYLEEVAARIENPWQLLR, encoded by the coding sequence ATGGCCGGTCGTATTATCATGCCCAAGCTCTCCGACACCATGGAAGAAGGCGTGCTGGTGAAATGGCTCAAGCGCGAGGGAGAGGGCGTGGCGAGCGGCGATGTGGTGGCGGAGGTGGAAACGGACAAGGCCGTATTGGAACTGGAGGCATACACCGACGGCGTGCTCCGCAAGCAAATGGTGCCTGAGGGCGCGCGCGTGCCGGTGGGGGCGTTGTTGGGCGTGATTGCGGGCGACCAGGAGTCGATCGATGCCCTCCTGGCCGAAGGCTCCAAGGCGGAACAGGTTCGACCGTTCGCCCCGACCGGCACGGAAGGGCCGCCGGTCACACCCGCAAAGCCGGTCCCCCCGTCCATCCAGGCCAGCGTGCTCGCAGAAGTGGCCCAACGCTCGGCGCCCGCGGCGTCTGAGACTCCCGGGACAGTCACGGCGTCGCCGCTCGCTCGTAGGCTGGCGGAGCAGCGCGGCATTGATCTGCGCGCGATTCGCGGGACCGGACCCGGCGGCCGGATCGTGGAACGCGACGTGGCGGCTGCGGCAACCAGCCCAACGCCGGCGGTCACCACGCCCCCGAGCGCAGGTGACCGCCGCGAGCCATTGTCCCTCATGCGCGCGACCATCGCCAAACGCATGACGGAAAGCAAGGCGACCATACCGCACTTTTACGTCACGACCGAGATCAATGCAGGACCCTTGCTGGAGGTCAAAACCCGGTTCGCAGACACCGCCGGCCCCAAAATCGGCGTGACGGAGCTCTTGGTCAAGGCCATGGGGCAGGCGCTGCTCGCGGTACCGCGCGTCAACGCGTCGTTCGCCGGAGACGCGGTGGTGTTCCGCGCGGGTGCCCACGTGGGGGTGGCCGTGGCGCTGGAGGACGGCATCATCACGCCGGTGGTGCGCGACGCGGATCGGAAGTCGGTTGGCCAGATCGCCGAGGCGCTGGCTGATTTGACCGACCGCGCCCGGCGCAAGGCGCTCAAGCCCGAGGAGTACCAGGGTGCGGGCATCAGCCTGTCCAACCTCGGCATGTTCCGCGTGGACGAGTTTTCCGCGATTATCACGCCGCCCGAGGCCGCGGTCCTGGCCGTGGGCCGGATCGTCGAGACGGCGGTCATTCGCGAAGGACGGGTCGAGGCCGGCCATCGGATGCGCATCACGCTCTCAGCGGATCATCGCGTGATCGACGGCGTGATCGCGGCCAAGTACCTGGAAGAGGTCGCCGCGCGGATCGAGAATCCCTGGCAATTGCTGCGATGA
- a CDS encoding pyruvate dehydrogenase complex E1 component subunit beta codes for MSVMAYRDALNLALREEMHRDDRVFIMGEEVGAYQGAYKVTKGLLQEFGKRRVIDTPIAEAGFVGAGVGAAMAGLRPVVEVMTFNFAVAAMDSIVNTAAKVHYMSGGQVSVPMVIRGPGGSARQLAAQHSQALEAWFCHVPGLKVCAPGTPRDARGLLKSAIRDDNPVLVIESELLYGATGEVPQAEDLIPLGVAAIVRPGRDCAVIAYSKMVREALAAADTLAAEGIEVEVVDPRTLRPFDWDTVLASVRKTKRAVVVQEGWTFCGVAAEIAAKISAEAFDELDAPVERVTSLDVPLPYARPLEAATVPEAGRIAAAVKKALYLV; via the coding sequence ATGTCCGTGATGGCGTACCGCGACGCCTTGAACCTGGCGTTGCGCGAAGAGATGCACCGCGACGACCGCGTCTTCATCATGGGCGAGGAAGTCGGCGCCTACCAGGGCGCGTACAAAGTGACTAAAGGGCTGCTCCAGGAATTCGGCAAACGACGCGTGATCGACACGCCCATCGCCGAAGCCGGGTTCGTGGGCGCAGGGGTGGGCGCGGCCATGGCGGGCTTGCGGCCGGTGGTAGAGGTGATGACGTTCAACTTCGCGGTGGCGGCCATGGACTCGATCGTCAATACGGCAGCCAAGGTTCATTACATGTCCGGCGGTCAAGTCTCCGTGCCCATGGTAATCCGCGGCCCGGGCGGTTCCGCGCGCCAACTCGCGGCCCAGCACTCGCAAGCGCTGGAGGCGTGGTTCTGTCACGTGCCGGGCCTCAAAGTCTGCGCGCCCGGCACCCCGCGCGACGCGCGCGGACTGCTCAAGTCTGCGATTCGCGATGACAACCCGGTGCTGGTGATCGAATCGGAGCTGCTGTACGGAGCAACCGGCGAGGTGCCGCAGGCCGAGGACCTGATCCCGCTGGGCGTTGCGGCGATCGTGCGGCCGGGTCGCGACTGCGCGGTCATTGCGTACTCCAAGATGGTGCGCGAAGCCCTGGCCGCCGCCGATACGCTGGCCGCGGAGGGCATCGAGGTGGAAGTGGTGGACCCGCGCACGTTGCGGCCGTTCGACTGGGACACGGTGTTGGCGTCGGTGCGCAAGACCAAGCGCGCGGTGGTGGTGCAGGAAGGCTGGACCTTCTGCGGCGTCGCCGCCGAGATCGCGGCCAAGATTTCGGCCGAGGCCTTCGACGAGCTGGACGCGCCGGTCGAGCGTGTCACAAGTTTGGACGTGCCGCTGCCGTACGCGCGACCCTTGGAGGCCGCCACCGTGCCCGAGGCGGGACGGATTGCCGCAGCGGTTAAGAAAGCGTTGTATCTCGTATAA
- a CDS encoding DUF4912 domain-containing protein, with translation MASKRPRKLKSSQRTGSRAARSSRAPVAVKRTPAIKKKPAAAKKAAAPKRVKRAAPARATAKPAAQDTSHATPEPTRSTSLPRSELLAQAKAAAIPSRHRMTLAQLRAALVRLADQPAAAASSGSGWCASIAPTPPPAVAGLPWRYGVTELVAMPVDPVLVHVYWELAADAIAKVRAHLGPWWDGASQVLRAYDVADAPSHDGDNGALVVRARHHFDFDIAGEVGNYYIHLWSPNQTLIFEIGWRARDGRFAAAMRSNQVATPRNASDEGGAERWLTVRNGRIVTSGEPVGVNGWGDRP, from the coding sequence TTGGCTAGCAAACGCCCTCGCAAACTGAAGTCGTCGCAGAGGACCGGCTCGCGAGCCGCTCGTTCGAGCCGCGCCCCGGTCGCGGTCAAGCGGACCCCGGCGATCAAAAAGAAACCGGCGGCCGCGAAAAAGGCCGCCGCGCCCAAACGGGTCAAACGCGCCGCCCCCGCTCGTGCGACCGCAAAGCCGGCCGCGCAAGACACCTCGCACGCGACGCCGGAGCCCACGCGCTCGACCTCACTGCCGCGCAGCGAGTTGCTCGCGCAGGCCAAGGCCGCGGCTATTCCCAGCCGCCATCGGATGACCCTGGCTCAGCTGCGCGCCGCGCTGGTTCGGCTCGCCGACCAGCCGGCGGCCGCGGCGTCCAGCGGCAGCGGCTGGTGCGCGTCGATCGCGCCAACGCCACCGCCTGCGGTAGCCGGCCTTCCGTGGCGATACGGGGTGACCGAGCTGGTGGCCATGCCGGTTGATCCAGTCCTGGTACACGTCTATTGGGAGCTCGCGGCCGACGCGATCGCCAAGGTTCGGGCCCACCTCGGCCCGTGGTGGGATGGCGCCAGCCAGGTCCTGCGGGCGTATGACGTGGCGGACGCGCCTTCTCACGACGGCGACAATGGGGCGTTGGTGGTGCGCGCCCGTCATCATTTTGACTTCGACATTGCCGGAGAGGTAGGAAATTATTACATCCATCTGTGGAGCCCGAACCAGACCTTGATCTTCGAGATCGGCTGGCGCGCCCGCGATGGGCGCTTTGCAGCCGCAATGCGTTCCAACCAGGTCGCCACGCCGCGCAACGCCTCGGATGAAGGCGGAGCCGAGCGATGGTTGACGGTACGCAACGGCCGTATCGTGACTTCCGGTGAACCCGTGGGTGTAAACGGATGGGGAGACCGGCCATGA
- the glgA gene encoding glycogen synthase GlgA encodes MDNPLRILFAVSEVAPFSKTGGLADVASALPKALASLGHDVCVVTPRYRSFEGPVNRLSTMRVRTAQGEVAATVGRATLPGSAVTVYTIADNRGWFDRDGLYQSPVWDPDDNLERFAFFSRAVLELPATLGWTPHVFHCNDWQTALIPMYLASERSRAPVRTVLTIHNMGYHGSFRGDLFRATGLPAWWYSMSGLEFFGQVNLLKGGLVAADLITTVSPTYAKEIQAEPFSHGLHGVLASRRGDIVGILNGIDRAEWDPANDPMLAAPFSASKPGGKSACRDDLLKQTGLPPGPGPVLAMVTRLVEQKGVDLLISLLPELLMVDLRLVVLGTGDGPYEAALRDWAAKRPERMAVALTFDDALAHRFMAGADIFLMPSRYEPCGLSQLYAMRYGAVPVAHQTGGLADTIVDYTPRSAIEETATGFLFRPCTAENLLRAVELALAIRRDRAGWKRLMISAMRSDFGWERSAEHYVDAYRRAIIQPPRRPLG; translated from the coding sequence ATGGATAATCCGCTGCGTATTCTGTTTGCCGTATCCGAGGTGGCGCCGTTCTCCAAGACCGGCGGACTCGCGGACGTCGCGTCCGCGCTGCCCAAAGCGCTCGCGTCGCTGGGGCACGACGTGTGCGTGGTCACGCCCCGGTATCGCTCGTTCGAAGGACCCGTCAACCGGCTGAGCACGATGCGGGTTCGCACCGCGCAGGGCGAGGTGGCCGCAACGGTCGGCCGCGCAACCCTTCCCGGAAGCGCCGTCACGGTGTATACCATCGCGGATAACCGCGGATGGTTCGATCGCGACGGTCTCTATCAGTCACCGGTCTGGGACCCCGACGACAACCTCGAGCGGTTCGCCTTCTTCTCCCGCGCCGTCCTCGAGCTGCCGGCCACACTGGGGTGGACGCCCCACGTGTTTCACTGTAACGACTGGCAAACCGCGCTGATCCCCATGTACCTCGCGTCCGAGCGCTCGCGGGCGCCGGTCCGCACTGTGCTCACCATTCACAACATGGGCTACCACGGCTCCTTCCGCGGCGACCTGTTTCGCGCCACCGGACTGCCGGCGTGGTGGTACTCGATGAGCGGCCTCGAATTCTTCGGTCAGGTCAATTTGCTGAAAGGCGGGTTGGTCGCAGCGGATTTGATCACCACCGTGAGCCCGACCTACGCCAAGGAGATCCAGGCCGAGCCCTTCAGCCACGGACTGCACGGCGTCTTGGCGAGTCGCCGAGGAGACATTGTCGGAATCCTGAACGGCATCGACCGCGCCGAGTGGGATCCCGCCAACGACCCGATGTTGGCCGCGCCCTTCTCCGCGAGCAAGCCGGGGGGGAAATCCGCCTGCCGCGACGACCTGCTGAAACAGACCGGTCTGCCCCCGGGACCTGGGCCGGTCCTAGCGATGGTGACGCGCCTGGTGGAGCAAAAGGGCGTGGATCTTCTCATCTCGCTCCTGCCCGAACTCTTGATGGTAGATCTTCGCCTCGTGGTGTTGGGAACCGGCGACGGGCCCTATGAGGCTGCGCTGCGCGACTGGGCCGCCAAGCGGCCGGAGCGAATGGCCGTTGCGCTCACGTTCGACGATGCATTGGCCCACCGCTTCATGGCCGGCGCAGACATCTTTCTGATGCCTTCTCGGTATGAGCCCTGCGGACTCAGTCAACTGTACGCGATGCGTTACGGCGCCGTGCCGGTGGCTCATCAAACCGGCGGGCTGGCCGACACGATCGTGGACTACACCCCACGGAGCGCGATCGAAGAGACGGCGACCGGGTTCCTCTTTCGCCCCTGCACGGCCGAGAATCTCTTGCGAGCGGTCGAACTGGCGCTGGCGATTCGCCGCGATCGCGCGGGCTGGAAACGGCTGATGATCAGCGCGATGCGCAGCGATTTCGGGTGGGAGCGGTCTGCCGAGCACTACGTGGACGCGTACCGTCGCGCGATCATCCAACCTCCGAGGAGACCCCTTGGCTAG
- the rnr gene encoding ribonuclease R produces the protein MSPRRRASGRPRPGRSETVTGLLQGHPDGFGFVIPDEDPALGRQDVYIPARAMGDAMHGDRVEAVVEVRETPHGRARRRDGERRQGRIVHVLERARRQVVGRVSRGPAFPFVVPTDPRISRDVAIPSGDLRGARDGDLVVAEITAYPTTHQGFHGRVVHVLGRSGDPALDTDMVIAEFDLPREFPPEVERDANAIPDRLTPGLLAGRRDLRALTTVTIDGEHAKDFDDAVSIEALPHGGFRLWVHIADVSAYVPWDSPLDLEARRRGTSVYFPDRVVPMFPERLSNGLCSLNPGEDRLTLTCEVAFDAHGHRTEYHLYPSVITSDERMTYTAVGRILEQGDADLSRRYAPILPTFRTMRTLCERLYERRRDRGSIDFDLPEPEILLDVLGETAAIIKQERTIAHRIIEEFMLAANETVAEHLSRLNVPMLFRVHERPDPDKLLNFALIASGFGHTIAVGERIHPKPLARAVETVRGRPEEALLNTLLLRSMKQARYAVKNTGHFGLAATHYTHFTSPIRRYPDLVIHRLVRATLSGGGLPIERLEELMAEIALWSSARERLSMDAEREVVDLKKARFMADKIGADFGGVISGVTNYGFFVQLVDVFVEGLVRAETIADDYYVHDEGRHALIGRRKRRVFRLGDPVRVLVERVDLIRRQVDFRLADTGETQASQQGHVARTKGKKPGRRRQTRD, from the coding sequence GTGAGTCCCCGGCGACGCGCCTCGGGCCGTCCGCGCCCCGGGCGTTCGGAAACCGTCACGGGCCTGCTCCAGGGCCATCCCGACGGCTTTGGGTTCGTCATTCCGGACGAAGATCCCGCACTGGGTCGTCAGGACGTGTACATTCCCGCCAGAGCGATGGGTGACGCCATGCACGGCGACCGCGTCGAAGCCGTGGTCGAAGTTCGGGAAACTCCGCACGGGCGGGCACGGCGCCGGGACGGCGAACGGCGCCAGGGACGGATCGTACACGTCCTGGAGCGGGCACGCCGTCAGGTGGTCGGACGCGTTTCGCGAGGCCCCGCGTTCCCGTTCGTGGTCCCCACCGATCCACGCATCAGCCGCGACGTGGCGATTCCGTCCGGAGATCTCCGCGGCGCCCGTGACGGCGACCTGGTGGTGGCCGAGATCACCGCCTACCCCACCACGCACCAGGGCTTTCACGGCCGAGTCGTTCACGTGCTGGGGCGCTCCGGCGATCCCGCGCTCGATACCGACATGGTCATCGCCGAGTTCGACCTGCCGCGGGAATTTCCACCGGAGGTCGAACGCGACGCGAACGCGATCCCCGACCGTCTCACACCAGGGCTGCTCGCCGGTCGACGCGATCTGCGCGCGCTGACCACGGTGACGATCGACGGCGAACACGCCAAGGACTTCGACGACGCGGTGTCGATCGAGGCGCTGCCGCACGGAGGCTTCCGGTTGTGGGTGCACATCGCGGACGTCTCAGCCTACGTGCCCTGGGATAGCCCGCTCGACCTCGAAGCGCGTCGCCGGGGAACCAGCGTGTATTTCCCCGATCGCGTGGTGCCCATGTTTCCCGAGCGGCTCTCCAACGGCCTCTGCAGCCTCAACCCCGGCGAAGACCGCCTGACGCTCACGTGCGAGGTGGCGTTCGACGCACACGGCCATCGCACCGAATACCACCTCTATCCCAGCGTGATCACCAGCGACGAGCGCATGACGTACACCGCGGTCGGGCGGATCCTGGAACAGGGCGACGCGGATCTCAGTCGTCGATATGCGCCGATCCTGCCCACGTTCCGCACCATGCGTACGCTCTGCGAGCGGCTCTACGAACGACGGCGCGATCGCGGCAGCATCGACTTCGACCTGCCCGAGCCCGAGATTCTTCTGGACGTGTTGGGTGAGACCGCGGCCATCATCAAACAGGAGCGCACCATCGCGCATCGGATCATCGAAGAGTTCATGTTGGCGGCGAACGAGACCGTGGCGGAGCACCTGAGCCGTCTCAATGTGCCCATGCTGTTCCGCGTGCACGAGCGCCCGGACCCGGACAAGCTCTTGAACTTCGCGCTGATCGCGTCGGGCTTCGGCCACACCATCGCGGTGGGCGAGCGGATCCACCCCAAGCCCCTCGCGCGCGCGGTGGAAACGGTCCGTGGCCGTCCGGAAGAAGCCTTGCTCAATACGCTGTTGTTGCGCTCCATGAAACAAGCGCGCTATGCGGTCAAAAACACCGGCCACTTCGGCCTTGCCGCCACGCACTACACGCACTTCACCTCGCCGATCCGACGCTACCCCGATCTGGTCATCCACCGCCTGGTGCGCGCCACCCTGTCCGGCGGCGGGCTGCCGATCGAACGGCTCGAAGAACTCATGGCTGAAATCGCACTCTGGTCTTCTGCTCGCGAGCGCCTGTCCATGGACGCGGAACGCGAGGTGGTGGATCTCAAGAAAGCCCGCTTCATGGCGGACAAGATCGGCGCGGACTTCGGCGGCGTCATCTCCGGCGTGACCAACTACGGCTTCTTCGTCCAACTGGTGGACGTGTTCGTGGAAGGCCTGGTGCGCGCCGAGACCATCGCAGACGACTACTACGTGCACGACGAAGGCCGCCACGCTCTCATCGGCCGCAGAAAACGGCGGGTGTTCCGGTTAGGCGATCCGGTGCGGGTGCTGGTGGAGCGCGTGGATCTGATCAGACGGCAAGTGGACTTTCGACTGGCCGATACAGGTGAAACTCAGGCGTCGCAGCAGGGTCACGTTGCACGAACCAAAGGCAAGAAGCCGGGAAGACGGAGGCAAACCAGAGACTAA
- a CDS encoding 1,4-alpha-glucan branching protein domain-containing protein encodes MSAPRGYLCLLLHAHLPFVRHPEYEHFLEENWYYEAVADTYLPILEVLEGLDAKGVNYRLTMTLTPSLVAMFDDPLLRGRLVRYFDQRIALARSEEQRLTGDTAFGPLATFYRERFERSRERFVSQYGQDLTAAFRGFQDRGHVEIVTCAATHGFLPLLGLVPSAVRAQIRVAVDSYRRAFGRDPRGMWLPECAYAPGLDKMLADEGLRFFVMESHGLLHAKPRPRFGLHAPVYCPSGVVAFGRDIESSKQVWSAIEGYPGDFNYREYYRDVGFDLPVHYIRGHLPHLGPQYNTGIKYFRITGRTNHKEPYIPAWARERAAEHAGNFLFNRQLQINYLAGAMDRPPIVVAPYDAELFGHWWFEGPMWMDLLFRKLHFDQNQIEPITPSEYLDRHPTNQVVEPGASSWGHNGYYEVWLNGTNDWIYRHLHHASRRMEALAACDPGPGTLQHRATTQALRELLLAQASDWAFIMKTGTMVPYALKRTTDHLLRFLRLADQLEAGAVDEAWLRDIEARDNCFPDLDVSTAYRAADESVALAATP; translated from the coding sequence ATGAGCGCCCCTCGCGGGTATCTGTGCCTGCTGCTGCACGCTCACCTGCCGTTCGTGCGCCATCCGGAATACGAACACTTCCTGGAGGAGAACTGGTACTACGAAGCCGTCGCCGACACGTATCTGCCCATCCTGGAAGTTCTCGAAGGCTTGGACGCCAAGGGGGTGAACTACCGGTTGACCATGACGCTGACTCCCTCACTGGTGGCCATGTTCGACGACCCCCTGCTGCGCGGCCGCCTGGTCCGTTACTTCGATCAACGCATCGCCCTGGCGAGATCCGAAGAGCAGCGCCTGACCGGCGATACCGCATTCGGACCCCTGGCCACCTTCTATCGCGAGCGTTTCGAGCGCAGTCGCGAGCGCTTCGTCTCCCAATACGGCCAGGACTTGACCGCAGCGTTTCGCGGGTTTCAAGACCGGGGCCATGTGGAGATCGTCACGTGCGCGGCGACGCACGGGTTCCTGCCCCTGCTGGGGCTGGTCCCGAGCGCGGTACGCGCGCAGATCCGTGTGGCGGTGGACTCGTACCGTCGCGCGTTCGGACGCGATCCTCGCGGGATGTGGCTGCCCGAATGCGCGTACGCGCCGGGCCTCGACAAGATGCTGGCTGACGAGGGCCTGCGCTTTTTTGTCATGGAGAGCCACGGCCTGTTGCACGCCAAGCCCAGACCGCGCTTCGGGCTGCACGCGCCGGTGTATTGCCCTTCGGGCGTCGTCGCCTTCGGGCGAGACATCGAGTCCTCCAAGCAGGTCTGGAGCGCGATCGAAGGGTATCCCGGTGATTTCAACTATCGGGAGTACTACCGCGACGTGGGGTTCGATCTCCCCGTTCACTACATCCGCGGCCACCTTCCCCATCTCGGACCCCAGTACAACACCGGGATCAAATACTTCCGGATCACCGGCCGGACGAATCACAAAGAGCCCTACATCCCCGCGTGGGCGCGCGAGCGCGCAGCCGAACACGCCGGCAACTTCCTCTTCAACCGCCAACTCCAGATCAACTACCTGGCGGGAGCCATGGATCGACCGCCCATCGTGGTAGCGCCGTACGACGCGGAACTCTTCGGCCACTGGTGGTTCGAAGGCCCGATGTGGATGGACCTGCTCTTTCGCAAGCTGCACTTCGACCAGAATCAGATCGAACCGATCACCCCGTCGGAGTACTTGGACCGCCACCCGACCAACCAAGTGGTGGAACCCGGTGCCTCGAGTTGGGGCCACAACGGCTACTACGAAGTCTGGCTGAACGGCACCAACGATTGGATCTACCGCCACCTCCACCACGCCTCACGCCGCATGGAAGCGCTCGCAGCCTGCGACCCCGGACCAGGCACCCTCCAGCACCGCGCCACCACGCAGGCGCTCCGCGAATTGTTGCTGGCCCAGGCGTCCGATTGGGCGTTCATCATGAAGACCGGTACTATGGTGCCCTACGCGCTGAAACGGACCACCGATCACCTGCTGCGGTTTCTGCGGCTCGCGGATCAGCTCGAAGCGGGCGCGGTCGACGAGGCGTGGCTGCGCGACATTGAAGCGCGGGACAACTGTTTTCCGGACCTCGACGTCTCCACGGCCTACCGTGCGGCGGACGAGTCGGTTGCGCTGGCCGCCACACCGTGA
- a CDS encoding PEP-CTERM sorting domain-containing protein produces MQNASIKAMIGGMALFVLIGFSSAPSWALSLDTGAPIVAIDGNADGDVTVYIQSTAFVPYPYQYGFFLNGGSTFNLLGLSSINSFEGGNVIDFALYDGTKYYTLSGDAADDTYSVLMEFGNPVTVGSPQRPEGWSQPYYYNANITWAIPSLAATNTNELALNYSGGNDGIAPVPEPRTLLLLGSGMLGVGFIARKGLRARSRLSQVLGRSAPR; encoded by the coding sequence ATGCAGAATGCAAGCATCAAGGCAATGATTGGTGGGATGGCTTTGTTCGTTCTGATCGGATTTTCTTCCGCACCTTCCTGGGCGCTTTCGCTTGATACCGGCGCACCGATCGTCGCGATTGACGGCAATGCCGACGGCGATGTGACAGTCTACATTCAGAGCACCGCTTTTGTTCCCTACCCGTATCAGTACGGATTCTTCCTAAATGGTGGCAGCACCTTTAACCTCCTAGGGCTTTCTAGCATAAATTCGTTCGAGGGGGGGAATGTCATCGATTTCGCGCTCTATGACGGCACGAAATACTACACGCTCTCAGGAGATGCTGCTGATGATACCTACAGCGTACTGATGGAGTTTGGTAATCCAGTCACAGTCGGTTCTCCTCAGCGGCCTGAGGGCTGGTCTCAGCCCTACTACTACAATGCGAACATCACCTGGGCCATCCCCTCCCTCGCCGCGACCAACACCAATGAGTTGGCCCTGAATTATTCTGGGGGAAATGACGGGATCGCGCCGGTTCCTGAGCCCAGGACACTTCTTCTCCTTGGTTCTGGAATGCTCGGGGTGGGATTTATCGCACGGAAAGGGTTGAGGGCGCGCTCAAGGCTAAGTCAGGTTCTGGGTCGCTCTGCACCTCGTTGA
- the lipA gene encoding lipoyl synthase, giving the protein MSELIQITRGPTRRGKGPPRATEPLPRQALPPWIRVRLRQGQDLARLRGLFREGTLHTVCEEARCPNLWECWNRGTATFMILGDVCTRSCGFCAVKTGRPSDIDWDEPRRVARAVGAMGLGHVVVTSVNRDELPDGGAAVFAETIRAIRTVKPDCTIEVLIPDFQGTESALLTVLAAKPAILNHNTETVPRLYPIVRPQARYERSLGLLRQAKAAGSVTKTGVMVGLGETSDELRAVFADLRGVGCDILTVGQYLQPTREHLPVSRYYRPEEFDDLGARARTLGFVHVEAGPMVRSSYHAEEQAASARQDQNAVVDG; this is encoded by the coding sequence ATGAGCGAGTTGATCCAGATCACCCGCGGGCCCACGCGACGCGGCAAGGGACCGCCGCGGGCGACCGAGCCGTTGCCGCGCCAGGCCCTACCGCCCTGGATCCGCGTGCGTTTGCGCCAGGGTCAGGACCTGGCTCGCCTTCGCGGGTTGTTTCGCGAGGGGACGCTCCACACGGTCTGCGAGGAGGCGCGCTGCCCGAATCTCTGGGAGTGTTGGAACCGCGGCACCGCCACGTTCATGATTCTGGGCGACGTCTGCACGCGCTCGTGCGGTTTCTGCGCGGTGAAAACCGGCCGGCCCTCCGACATCGACTGGGACGAACCGCGACGAGTGGCCCGAGCGGTCGGCGCCATGGGGCTCGGGCACGTGGTGGTGACCTCGGTCAACCGCGACGAGCTGCCGGACGGCGGGGCCGCGGTGTTTGCCGAGACGATCCGGGCGATCCGGACGGTGAAGCCCGACTGCACGATCGAGGTGTTGATCCCGGATTTTCAAGGTACGGAATCCGCCCTGCTGACCGTGCTCGCCGCGAAACCCGCGATCCTCAACCACAACACCGAAACCGTGCCGCGGCTCTATCCGATCGTCCGGCCGCAGGCACGGTACGAACGATCGCTCGGACTGCTGCGACAGGCTAAAGCCGCGGGAAGCGTCACCAAGACCGGCGTGATGGTGGGTTTGGGGGAAACGAGCGATGAACTGCGTGCGGTGTTCGCTGATCTGCGGGGCGTGGGGTGCGACATCTTGACCGTGGGCCAGTATCTGCAGCCCACGCGCGAGCATCTGCCGGTGTCGCGGTACTACCGGCCTGAAGAGTTTGACGACCTTGGCGCTCGGGCCCGCACCCTGGGGTTTGTGCACGTCGAGGCCGGACCCATGGTACGGAGTTCCTACCACGCCGAGGAACAGGCGGCGTCTGCGCGACAAGACCAGAACGCGGTCGTGGATGGATAA